In Girardinichthys multiradiatus isolate DD_20200921_A chromosome 18, DD_fGirMul_XY1, whole genome shotgun sequence, a single window of DNA contains:
- the ppp2r1bb gene encoding serine/threonine-protein phosphatase 2A 65 kDa regulatory subunit A beta isoform: MAGADGDDSLYPIAVLIDELRNEDVQLRLNSIKKLSTIALALGVERTRTELLPFLTDTIYDEDEVLLALAEQLGNFTMLVGGPEYVHCLLPPLESLATVEETVVRDKAVESLRKISQEHSPVDLEVHFEPLVKRLASGDWFTSRTSACGLFSVCYPRVSSTVKAEIRQHFRTLCSDDTPMVRRAAASKLGEFAKVLELEYVKTDIIPLFTALASDEQDSVRLLAVEACVSIATLLPQEDLETLVMPTLRQAAEDKSWRVRYMVADKFSELQKAVGPEITKNDLVPAFQNLLKDCEAEVRAAAANKVKEFCENLPEDNREQIIMSHILPCVKELVSDTNQHVKSALASVIMGLSTILGKDNTIEHLLPLFLTQLKDECPEVRLNIISNLDCVNEVIGIRQLSQSLLPAIVELAEDAKWRVRLAIIEYMPLLAGQLGVEFFDEKLNTLCMAWLIDHVYAIREAATSNLTKLVEKFGAEWAQNTIVPKVLGMANDPNYLHRMTTLFCINALSEACGQEITTKQMLPVVLKMSNDQVANVRFNVAKSLQKIGPVLDSSALQTEVKPVLEKLASDSDMDVKYFAQEAISVLALA, from the exons ATGGCAGGAGCCGATGGAGACGACTCTCTTTACCCTATCGCCGTCCTCATTGATGAGCTGCGAAATGAAGACGTCCAG TTACGACTGAACAGCATCAAGAAGCTGTCTACTATTGCTCTAGCTCTTGGCGTAGAGAGGACTCGCACTGAACTCCTTCCCTTCCTTACAG ACACCATCTACGATGAAGATGAGGTGCTTTTGGCATTGGCAGAGCAGCTTGGCAACTTCACAATGTTGGTGGGAGGACCAGAGTATGTCCACTGTCTCCTG CCCCCTCTGGAAAGCCTTGCTACAGTTGAAGAGACAGTAGTCAGAGACAAAGCTGTGGAATCCTTGCGAAAGATCTCACAGGAGCACTCTCCAGTTGACCTGGAAGTTCACTTTGAGCCTTTGGTGAAACGGCTGGCCAGCGGTGACTGGTTCACCTCTCGCACATCAGCTTGCGGCCTCTTTAGTGTTTGTTATCCTCGTGTTTCCAGCACGGTCAAAGCTGAAATTCGGCA GCATTTTCGCACCTTGTGCTCCGATGACACTCCTATGGTGCGTCGTGCTGCAGCATCTAAACTGGGGGAGTTTGCCAAAGTTCTGGAGTTGGAATATGTAAAAACTGACATTATTCCTCTTTTCACCGCTCTGGCGTCAGATGAGCAG GACTCTGTTCGCCTGCTTGCAGTGGAGGCTTGTGTCAGCATCGCCACTCTCCTGCCTCAGGAAGACCTGGAGACGTTGGTGATGCCGACCCTGCGTCAAGCTGCTGAAGATAAGTCCTGGAGGGTTCGTTACATGGTGGCTGATAAGTTCTCTGAG CTGCAGAAAGCTGTTGGCCCAGAGATCACGAAGAATGACCTGGTCCCAGCTTTCCAGAATCTTCTGAAGGATTGTGAAGCTGAGGTCCGCGCTGCTGCTGCTAACAAAGTCAAAG AGTTCTGTGAGAATCTTCCAGAAGATAACCGTGAGCAGATCATCATGAGTCACATCCTGCCCTGCGTCAAG GAACTGGTTTCAGACACCAACCAGCATGTGAAGTCAGCCCTGGCCTCCGTCATTATGGGTCTTTCCACCATTCTGGGCAAGGATAACACAATAGAGCACTTATTACCTCTCTTCCTGACTCAGCTTAAGGATGAG TGCCCTGAGGTGCGCCTCAACATCATCTCCAACCTGGACTGTGTGAACGAGGTGATCGGCATACGCCAGCTGTCCCAGTCACTGTTGCCGGCTATCGTAGAGCTCGCCGAGGATGCAAAGTGGAGGGTCCGCCTGGCCATCATCGAGTACATGCCTCTGTTGGCAGGACAGCTG GGGGTGGAGTTCTTTGATGAGAAGCTCAACACCCTTTGTATGGCGTGGCTCATTGATCACG tgtaCGCCATTCGTGAAGCAGCCACCAGTAACCTCACCAAGCTGGTTGAGAAGTTCGGAGCTGAGTGGGCCCAGAACACCATTGTCCCCAAAGTCCTGGGAATGGCCAACGATCCCAATTACCTCCACAGGATGACCACACTGTTCTGCATCAAC GCTTTGTCAGAGGCCTGTGGCCAGGAGATTACCACCAAGCAGATGCTCCCAGTGGTCCTGAAGATGTCCAATGACCAAGTGGCCAATGTACGTTTCAACGTAGCAAAGTCACTTCAGAAGATCGGCCCGGTGCTGGACAGCAG